The genomic interval GGCCGAGGTAGTTCCGGAAGGGCTGCTTCGGCGGAGGGTCGGGCTTGGCGAGGGTGGGATCGGGCACGATGCGGCAGTTATGGAGGACGAAGCCGGTGGTTTCCTGGGGGAGGGTGCGGCCCTGGGCGAGGACGATGGTCTGCTGGTTGTCGAGGGGGCGGAGGACGGTGAGGATGCAGTTCTGGAAGACGGCGGCGGCGTCTCCGAAGATGAAGTCGATGGTGCCGAGGATTAGACAGCCGCGGTAGAACTGGCGATGGCAGAGGGCGTAGAGGGTGTCCTGGTAGCCCTCCATGCGGCAGTTGAGGAAAATGGCGCGGTCCGACTGCACACGGAGCGCCACCGCCTGGTGCTTGGCCGCGCCGGCCGTGTTCTGGAACCCCATCGCCACGGCCATGAACCCGTCGCCGATGGCAGCTAGCAGACAAAAAGGTAagcaattttatttcttttttaaatattattcctttaaaaaatataattttttgtgGCTGCTGGGATTCGAGCCCAGGTCTCTACGGCCACAACGTAGAATTCTCACCACTAAACTACAGCCACAGTAGTGGATGAGATTAAGACCAAATTTTATTAATAGTAAGTTTACCGAAGGTAGCTGTGTGGAATGTCTTCACTCCATCGACGAAGTTTTTGCTTCCTGTTACAATCGTCTTCCTCGATCCATCGCCGTACATTGTGATGTTTATCATGCTTGATCCCACCTCCACGGTCTCCTCGTATACTCCCTCCTTCACATAGATCACATACCTTCATACAACGTCGTGACGATTGCTGAGAaagctagaatttttttttgtttgatagattgaGAATTTTGCAGGTCGCGATTGCTTGCCTTCCATCATATTTCGCCGGCAAATGAGACAGCGCGTCCGAAATAGTCTTGAAATCTCCGGTTCCATCCTTGGCCACAGTCACGTTGGGCGTGAACTCCTTCGTGGCGCGGCTCTCCAACACTCTCCGCTCTGACTCTGGCACCCATGCCGGAATTCCATTGGCGGAGtggttctcctcctcctcctcctggaGGAGCCGGCTGCCTGAACCATGCAGCACCGGCGCAAAAGACGAGACTTTTCCCACGATGGTCAGCGCGTTGCTCGTCATCCGCTTCGCCGACTCCAGCCTCGCCTGCATCTTGTCCTGGAGCTCGCCTGCGGGGAACCCGTCGATGCATGTCTGCTGGTACGCGGAGGTGGCGCTCAGCCAGTTCTTGAGCTCGTGCACCTGCGCCGGGAGATGCGACAGGGAGTTCGCGTCGTCGATGGTGCCCAGGGTGCGGTTGAGCTCCCCGGAGGCATACCCGTGCATCTCCCGGCATTGCTCGACGGCAACCTTCACGTCCGGGTCGTCGGATTTTATGTCGTCCAAGCTGGCGAAGGCCCCGTTGACCTCGTCCACGAGCGCAGAGATGGCGGCGCGGACATATTCCTTGGGAGCGGAGTTGCCGTTCGTTGACTTCTTGAGGCTCGCCTCGCAGGCGCTCTTGTAGTCCGTCGACACGCAGATTATCTGCTTCCCAATTAATCATCTCGTTAATTGAAATTCTTACCATTAAGATCAATTTAATTACTATACTTTCGGAGAATTTGATTATATGTTTTAAGGTCTAATTACGACCTGGATGACACTAGAAGTGGATCCATGGTCGTCGCCCTTGTGGGAAGCAGAGGACGAAGAGGATGATGATAAGGCGGTGGAGCCACCGGCGCCGGAATGCTTGCTCGACAATGAGTTTCCGTGTCCCCCATCCGCGGGCTTGTATACCACGGCGACCGCCGCGACCACGGCGAGGATAACCACCACGGAGGCGACGGCGCCGGCGATCATGAGGCGTTTCCTCATCCTTTGAGCCTTCTCGGCTCTCCGCCGCTCCGACACAAACCCAAACTCCTGGAACGCAGACATGGCTGCGACCTTCGTCGATCGACTCAAACTTTCTTTGCTCTTTATCTGCCTCTGCCTGATTCCTTCTCTCTAGGAGGGAAGATTTGTAAGTTTTATCAATTAGAGAAATTTGTTCAGAAAAACCAGAGGCGGGGAGCAGTTTGAGGATCTGCTGCATTGGGTGGTCAATGGCAATTCCAAGATTCTTAATTTCTCGCGATTTTATAGACATTAATTAGTAATCCAATTTCTTCAACTATTGCAGGAATGAAATGCTCTATAGGAGCCCACTGCTGTAAGGAATTGATGTAGAAGACAGCCATGCGTCGGTGGAAGTGAAGTTAACGAGAGTGAAGTTGTAGGCGTCCATGGAGTTCATGAGGCTGAAGCCGGGCCACTTTACCCGCCCGACGGTGTCGGCGCCGGGACCGTAGTTCTGGAACTCGCCGTAGTAGAGCGTGCAGAGCGCGAAGGGGCCGCTCCACTCTAGCCACCCCGCCGGATCCACCGCGTCGCCGATGAAGGACTGCATAACCACCGTGCGAGAGTAGGCTTTCCATGGGCGGCCGAGGAAGGTTTTGGCGGCACGGCCGAGTTCGGGGGCGGCGCTCACCGTGCAGTTCTGGATGGAAATCCCTGTGGACTGTTCCGGCATGGTGCGGCCCTGTGCCGTGATGACGTTGGATTGACCGTGGAGAGGGAGGCGCGCGTAGAGGTTGCAGCTCTGGAAGACGGCGGCGGCGTTGCCGAAGATGAAGTCGACGGTGCCGTAGACATCGCAGTCGCGGTAGAACTGGCGGAGAGTGTGCACGTATAGCGTGTCCTGGTAACCGAGGAAGCTGCAGCGGTAGAATATGGAGAGGTCGGCGCTGTTCCGCGCCGCCACCGCCTGGAACTTCGCCGCCCCTGCAGTGTTCTCGAAGGTGATGCCGACGGCGATGAACCGCTCCCCGTTAACCGCTGCAATAGGCATATTAACATGTCAATTAATTCATTTCTTCGCGTCAAAACTCCAACTTGTGATCGGAGAAGGTATCAAAATTTCATCTTGACCATCGATTTGATTGATATTCTCACCGAATGTAGCGGAGTTGAAGGTCGTCCATCCATCGCCGACGCTGTGATTAGACGTGATTACTGTCCGATTTATGCCAGATCCGATCAAAATAAGATTCCTCTTGTTCATGGGGACGACCACATTTTCGCAGTAAACGCCTTCGCTTATGTAGACAGCGAAGTACCCGGCGACAGCAGCGGCAGTGTCGTTGGGGGCGAAAGCGACGGCGTCGGAGATGGAAGTGAAGTCGCCGGTCCCATCTTGGGCTACCCTCACCCCTGACTTCGATAGCTTTACCGGCACGATCAGGCTGAGCTCCTCGACGAGGCTCCGCCCGGCGGTCGTCGGAGGAGCAAGCGGTGGAGGTCCTGTTAACAAAAGCACGAACATCGAATCAAACAGATATTCAACCATGAGATCGCTTGACACGAGGCATTTCATGGCCTCAAGATCTCCCTTTTTCCAAATCTGGGTCCCAAAATAAAGCTCGCGAAAACACATTTGTTTTGAGTTATTGTCGTTGATCACCTGTGTTGGCGGCGGCGGAGCTCCGGCCCAGCGCGGTGGCGACGAGCCCGAGCGAGACGCCGTAGAGCTGCGTCCCGTTCGCGAGCGTGCTCTGCAACTCCGGAAATCCGCCGTCGCGGGACGCCTGCAGGCCGTCGTAGCATGTCTGCTGGTTAGTCACCACGGCGCTCATGAGCGCGCGCACCCGCCCAGCGGCGGCCACGTCTAGCGACTTCCCACGCCCCAGCTCAGCCTGCGCAGCAGCCAGGTACTCCGCGCTCAGCCCGGCCAGGTCGCGGCAGTCCTTCATCGCCCCGCCGCCTCCAACTCCGCGATGCGCCCTCGCGCCGCCGAGCCTGCCGGCCAGATAACCGTCGAGGAGCGCGGCCGTGCGCCGCGCCTGCCGCAGCGCCTGCCGCACGGAGTACTTGCCGTACTCGTACTGGTTCTTCGGCGTGGACCGTAGAGGAGAAAGCATTGCGATGCAAAGCTTGGGATAGAAAGACGACTTGCAGGCAGCCGCTGGAGACACCAACGAAGCCGGCGGTGAGCCGGCGGCGGCGACCAAGGGGATTAGAAAGCAGAGCAGGAGAAGAAGAGCTCCGTTCGACAGCATTGCTACACGTGTGACAGTAGAAAAGGTTTAGCGGCCTGCTCCACTTGGATGGATCGGCGAACGATCGAGCCTATAAATAGTGAGTGGAAGGGACTAAATGGAAGACATGATCGGCCGCCCACTTAGAGCTATCACCGTCCACATCGTCTTCCACTTCGCGAGTGTGCAGATCTATAAAGGAAGTAATTTCGATCGGAGGAGGAGAAGACGTGGTTGGCCTGAGGATGCCTTGTCACAAGGGACGGTGCAATAAAGTTGGAGGAAGAGTTAGAGAAAAGGGTTGGGGAAAAATGAAAAGAGCTTCATATCATCatgttttttatatataaaaaaaaatcaacctccACCATTGCCACCAAGACATGGTAAGATCTGAACTACAAGACAtgtgtttttaattttaattttattcattTTATAATCCAAGAACATCCGACTAATCTTCATAGTGACCCATGTAATCCTATGGAAGTTTTTCAGAGTATCGGGAAGTGAATATGAGTCCTGACATATATATGACCCAATATTATAAATGATTTATGTAATATGCCTCAAAGTGAGATTTAAACTTTTATTGCTTAGAAAACTCATCTCATCGTTTATCATCACACCATAATCCCGAGAACCTTGACATGTGTTTTTAAAAAAGATAGATTTGCTATCTTATCGGCCCCCCAGTGTCGTTGACATGTATTTTTAAGCAAACAAGCAGAGTGGTCTTTGAGCAAAAATGGTTGTTTTTAAGCAAACATCACAAAAATATAGTTATTCTTCCCGTCTAAGACCGTGATTTGATGAGTTAGTGAAGAGCAACttgtagatttatattctaaatgcacgataaataaattaattaaatgcgataaaaacttacagcgatctcccgcagatccgcaatcagTAATGGCGAAACTcattgtcggaagagcgatcacaggattggaaagccctccgcaattccacaaaccaaatcctacCGCCTTGGATATTCacctcttactctcgtctccaatCCACCCTGATTCTCATTCTTGATCCTTGGACgcatcccctttatatagggaaataaaccagGAGCATAATGGACCTTTTTCATTATGAGTAGTGGAGAACATAGGTCATGTTCCCATATCCCCactctccccatttccaacatctcccattcatccaaggtaagtcactaagactagttcattcaggtaagtcacaaagacttaataagtcacatagactattagagagtttggtaacatagaccatatgagaacatccaatccatacttagagaaaatggttcgtgcgacagcaagcacactgagcgatagttgctaagaagattgttacacatTGACTTAACCGCTCCTTGAGCAagcaatgctaataaagttgttacactttgcttagctgctcaaataaattagagacacactcttcatgGTACATATCCTCTTTCCTAGTGGCACATAGCttttatccaggatccatccaatcttcaagtgacacacaaccattattttgaagatatccatgtcttgctatttacccagattaaataatttttatttacatcgatatgaacatctctaatctcttataatgaccattatgtcaagagcatgtttcaTATCCAaaattcacattcatttctatacataacagaaatgggtcgaccagtaaataacaacaaaagatgtaaatatatttaatcttcctttttagctaaaatcaattcattttaatcagtcgctttcctagttatgctccatagaccgaatcatccatagtcataggatacacgctaaagtagcagacactgattaaaacttcaaataaacagctaaatagtcactaaggcaaaaattgagattaacatataatctcaaaggtctcacatagtagagaaatagggATTCTTTcttctactacctttattgtcgcaatagcacatgtggtatgaataacatgttacgatgttattctctttactaaaaaaagcacatgttgtcttcaaatttaatatcgtacagattttgatctagacatacttaaCGTCTAATccggaattcaacatatgaattctaatctggccttcaacaggttcagtaaatggtgggttcatttacttagatcattatttacacataaatgatctcatcttaacacaattatcaaggcgacctcaacttatgaatctgtctctaatttcataatttcagctacgtaagaTGTTTCATAAGTAACaatcttacccctatttgtacttaacaaacagagatgattgtccatgtgagtggaccaatctccacctgtcaacatgctcaccgagatcttatatgaatgtaacaaatacaacatatacactgaataaattatgacaaatgGCACAATCAaaacacaaagtctgattgttatttcaatggtgttacatgttggtgcaaccttaggtcaaggttgatctagttgaccagactcgagttgacttgactcgagttgtgttttgatgtttgacgagttatgtttgacaatgtttgacgtgaacagaaaagttgtatcttgatgtttgacaaggatacaagcttgggagattatgggtgcaaccagtggtcaaggttgacctggttgacccggggtcaagattgaccaaacatctggtgaaaagtctaagcagagagcttggcacgggaaaagtccaagtatggagacttggcatggagaagtccaagtatggaaacttggcatgggaagtcggagagagctcggtagctcgttctctggaccggacgaagtcggagagggctcggtagctcgttctccggactaggtcagagagggctcggtagctcgttctctggaccggacgtggaagtcggagagggctcggtagctcgttctccggactaggtcagagagggctcggtagctcattctctagaccaAGCGTTAGGGTTTAGAGCTGGGAAGCTCTAAcctagccattggatcggtcggcagaccgatccagtgatgcctctatgagcttactgatcggtctggggaccgatcagcatgaagcctgatcggtccccgggaccgatcagggtacgcacagagagttgggcaactctctgtgaagcattctgatcggtctagggaccgatcagcatagagcctgatcagtccccacgaccgatcagatcagccccagaccgatcagggtgatgcctgatcggtctggctctagccgttgagagacaacggctagattcttctgctgtctttggactctgttcttctcgcaggtggatgcaggctataaaagggctgagggcttctacagtggagtctctctcttactcttcttcttcctctctgttccTTCTTGCTGCTACTATTtctctagagctttgctgagctctcgtctaagcttcgcgtgagcttcctttcggctgggttcctgctgttgtaggcgtcgcttgaagctgctgctttatCCAGTTGAAGAGAatgcaagtaagcgaaggttttacagttgtattgtattttgcttcttgctgtacttgtactccttcttgctgttgtaagtttttgtggcgaggtttctccacccataaggagtttatattagccggttttccggggactcatccaccgacggattgatagacttcgtccaccttacggacacgccgaggagtaggagtatcatctccgaacctcgttacatcttcgtgttgaggtttgcttttcttttttcgtttctatttgttatttccgctgcactaaccctaatcgtaggaagaaacgaaagaatttgaggtcggctattcacaccccccctctctagccgcgtacatcgatcctaacattacattctacgaagtcccaaagactttacatgttctttaaatgactctttagtcattggcttagtaaaaggatctgcaagcataacacgtgtaggtaCATACTCAAggatgacttttcttttagccacaatatcccttacaaaattatatttaatttc from Zingiber officinale cultivar Zhangliang chromosome 6B, Zo_v1.1, whole genome shotgun sequence carries:
- the LOC121989543 gene encoding pectinesterase-like, with the translated sequence MSAFQEFGFVSERRRAEKAQRMRKRLMIAGAVASVVVILAVVAAVAVVYKPADGGHGNSLSSKHSGAGGSTALSSSSSSSASHKGDDHGSTSSVIQIICVSTDYKSACEASLKKSTNGNSAPKEYVRAAISALVDEVNGAFASLDDIKSDDPDVKVAVEQCREMHGYASGELNRTLGTIDDANSLSHLPAQVHELKNWLSATSAYQQTCIDGFPAGELQDKMQARLESAKRMTSNALTIVGKVSSFAPVLHGSGSRLLQEEEEENHSANGIPAWVPESERRVLESRATKEFTPNVTVAKDGTGDFKTISDALSHLPAKYDGRYVIYVKEGVYEETVEVGSSMINITMYGDGSRKTIVTGSKNFVDGVKTFHTATFAAIGDGFMAVAMGFQNTAGAAKHQAVALRVQSDRAIFLNCRMEGYQDTLYALCHRQFYRGCLILGTIDFIFGDAAAVFQNCILTVLRPLDNQQTIVLAQGRTLPQETTGFVLHNCRIVPDPTLAKPDPPPKQPFRNYLGRPWQKYSRTAIMESEIGDFIDTQGYMPWDGDFALKTLTYSEYSNTGGGGGTGKRVNWPGVKVISRAEAASFTPATFIQGGDWIPKTNTPVRLGLFA
- the LOC121989542 gene encoding probable pectinesterase/pectinesterase inhibitor 25, coding for MLSNGALLLLLCFLIPLVAAAGSPPASLVSPAAACKSSFYPKLCIAMLSPLRSTPKNQYEYGKYSVRQALRQARRTAALLDGYLAGRLGGARAHRGVGGGGAMKDCRDLAGLSAEYLAAAQAELGRGKSLDVAAAGRVRALMSAVVTNQQTCYDGLQASRDGGFPELQSTLANGTQLYGVSLGLVATALGRSSAAANTGPPPLAPPTTAGRSLVEELSLIVPVKLSKSGVRVAQDGTGDFTSISDAVAFAPNDTAAAVAGYFAVYISEGVYCENVVVPMNKRNLILIGSGINRTVITSNHSVGDGWTTFNSATFAVNGERFIAVGITFENTAGAAKFQAVAARNSADLSIFYRCSFLGYQDTLYVHTLRQFYRDCDVYGTVDFIFGNAAAVFQSCNLYARLPLHGQSNVITAQGRTMPEQSTGISIQNCTVSAAPELGRAAKTFLGRPWKAYSRTVVMQSFIGDAVDPAGWLEWSGPFALCTLYYGEFQNYGPGADTVGRVKWPGFSLMNSMDAYNFTLVNFTSTDAWLSSTSIPYSSGLL